A window of Alphaproteobacteria bacterium contains these coding sequences:
- a CDS encoding transposase translates to MSKPPLKSVEEKTRIVLAVLRGEVTVAAAARREGVSETTIAKWRDRFLDGGQAAIQAGRRVGGSSREQQLEADVEELTSALGEAHMELRVWRKGGALYPALRSSKRHGSTPK, encoded by the coding sequence ATGTCAAAGCCTCCGTTGAAGTCTGTGGAGGAGAAGACCCGGATTGTGTTGGCTGTGTTGCGTGGCGAGGTCACGGTTGCGGCTGCTGCCCGTCGCGAGGGGGTGTCTGAGACCACGATCGCGAAGTGGCGGGACCGGTTCTTAGATGGTGGTCAAGCAGCGATTCAGGCGGGTCGCCGGGTCGGTGGCTCGTCTCGTGAGCAGCAGCTCGAGGCCGATGTTGAGGAGCTGACGTCTGCTTTGGGTGAGGCTCATATGGAGTTGCGTGTGTGGCGTAAAGGGGGGGCTCTCTACCCGGCTTTGCGGAGCTCGAAGCGGCACGGATCGACGCCGAAATGA